Proteins from one Candidatus Caccoplasma merdavium genomic window:
- the folB gene encoding dihydroneopterin aldolase, with translation MKTSIELNEMRFFAYHGVGSQERRVGNDYVVSLRVDCPIERSMESDALEDTLDYAALYALVAAEMATPSLLLEHVAGRICRALTRTFPAVSGGRLRIAKLTPPIPGEIGEAAVVVEW, from the coding sequence ATGAAAACATCGATAGAACTGAATGAGATGCGTTTCTTTGCCTATCATGGTGTCGGCTCGCAAGAGCGTCGGGTGGGCAATGATTATGTGGTGTCGTTGCGCGTCGATTGCCCCATAGAAAGATCCATGGAGAGCGATGCCCTCGAAGATACCCTCGACTATGCCGCCCTCTATGCGCTTGTGGCGGCCGAGATGGCGACCCCTTCGTTGCTGCTCGAACATGTGGCCGGCCGCATTTGCCGGGCGCTCACTCGCACGTTCCCTGCCGTTTCGGGCGGACGTCTGCGCATTGCCAAGCTCACGCCCCCCATTCCGGGTGAAATCGGTGAGGCGGCGGTGGTCGTGGAGTGGTGA